TTGAAGGAATTGCACTTCACCCGCATCCGACCGGGCACGCTGTGAATATAGGCCATGAGGTCATCCCCGCAGAGTTGTGAGCTTTGGGTGCGGATGATAATAACTCGCGCCTTCACGGCGTAGGGGAAAGACCCCCGCCCATCACCTTTGATAACCCGTTTCCACCCAGGGACAGCCGTTTACAGCGGCCGCTCCCCCTCGTCGCGCGGCGGTGCCAGGGCGGCCTTGCGCAGGTCGGCCAGGGCGGCGGTGATGCCCTGGCGCGAGAAATCGCCGCCGAGGAAGGCGTTGGCCAGAACGCCGATGGTGGTGCCGTTGTGCAAAAGCGCCGTCGCCACCGGCGACAGCCAGCCGGCCACGGCGCCGAACATCACCGCCGTATTGATGCCGGCGGCCACGGTGAAGTTGCGGTCGATCAAATCGATGGTGCGGGTCGCCAGCAGGCGGGTTTCGGCCACGCCGCGCAGATCGTCCTCCAGCAGCACGACATCGGCGGTCGCCCGGGCGACATCGGCGCCGCGCGGCATGGCGATGCCGACATCGGCGACCATCAGGGCCGGGCCATCGTTCACCCCATCGCCGACGAAGGCCACCTTGCGCCCCTCGGCCTGCAGGGCCTTGATGATCTCGGCCTTCTCTTCGGGGGCGATCTGGCCGTGAACGGCGTCCAGCCCCAGGGTGGCGCCCAAGGCCTGGGCCTTGTCGCGGTGATCGCCGGTGATCATCACCAAACGGGTGATCCCGCCGGCGCGCAGTTGCGCCAGCACCTGGGCGGCATCGGGTCGCAGGCGGTCGCGCAGGCCGATCACCCCATGGGGACGGCCATCGGAGCCGACGTACAGCAGGGTTTCGCCCTGGGCGGTCAGGCCGGTCAGAATATCTTCATAGGGCGTGAAATCGATGCCCTCGTGCTCTTCCAGGTAATGGCGGCTGCCGATGCGCAGGGTGTGATCGCCCACCGCCGTCGCCAGACCATGACCCACGAAGAAATCCACCTCCTCATGGCCCATATGGGCGAGGTTGCGGCGCTTGGCGATATCGACGACGGCGGCGGAAACCGGGTGGCGCGAATGCTCGGCCACCGAGGCGACCATGGCCAGCAGATCGTCCTGGCTGGTGCACAGCGGCCCCAGGCAGACGATATCGGTTACCTCGAGCTCGTTATGGGTCAGGGTGCCGGTCTTGTCGAAGACCACCGTATCGACCTCGGCCAGGCGTTCAAGCGCCCGGCCGCCCTTGACCAGGGCGCCATGGCGGGCGGCCTTGAACATCGCCGATTTGACCGCGACCGAGGTGCCGAGTTTGACGGCGCAGGAGAAATCGACCAGGAACACCGCCTCGACCCGGCGGATATCGCGGGTCAGGGCGAAGATCGCCGCCCCCGAGGCCAGGGTGATATAAACGCGGCGATCGGCGAGCAGGCTGGCCTTGGACTGGGTATCGGCCTCTTCGGCCAGGGCCTGCTGGATGAAGCGGGCGATGCGCGCCGTGGTCGTCGAACCGCCGACCCGCTCGGCGACGATGGTCAGACGGCCTTCCTCGACCACCGAGCCCGACAGCACGGCGTCGCCGGCCTCGCGCGGGATCGGCAGGCTTTCGCCGGTCACCGTCGACTGGTTGACATAGGCCGAGCCGCTGGCGACCACGCCGTCGATCGGGATCAACTCGCCGGCGCCGACCACCACCTTGGTCCCCGGAACCACCGAGGAGAACGGCTGGGCGACCACCGCCCCGTCGTCGGTCTCCACCCACACCTCTTCGGCGTCGGGCTGAAGCAGGCGCAAGATCAGATCATCAGACGCCCGCTGGGTGGTGCTTTGCACATAATCGGAAAAATTAAGCAGAAGCTGGGTGATATTGGCGGTGACGTATTCGCCGCGCACCGCCGACAGGCCGACAGCGATGGAATCAAGCACCTCCACCTTCATGCCCCGCGTCACCAGGGTGGTCAGTCCGGTCTTGAGGTTGCCCGCGATGTTGATCGCCGTCAGCACGGCGCGCAACGGCCGGGGCAACAGCGGCAGGGCGAGGATCAAGGCACCGCCCGCCAGCAGGCGGCTGCCATCGGGCGGCGCCCCCCCCTGATCGGCCCGCGCCGTGCGCGGCAGATCGGCCTTGGCCAGGGCGGAAACCGCCTCGGCGACGGCGGCGCGCACGGCCTTGGAGGTCTCGTGCTCGATGACCAGCGACAGCGCCCCGGGGTTGACCCGCACGCCACGGACTCCGGGCACGGCTTCCAGATAGCTGCGCACATAGCGCAAATCGAGATGCCGGTCACGCAGCCGCGCCAGCTTATAGCGCGACCGCCCGGGCAGTCCGTGGACGAGGCTGATCATCGTTTCCCCGTTGTTTTCGTAATGGAATTAAGCTGACGGCCGGGCGGTCAGTCCTGCTTGGCCGGGGCTTCGTCCTCGGGCGCCGTCGCGGCGGCGGCCTGCATTTCGGCCTCGGCGTCGCGCAGGCGCTCCTTCATCTCCTCGATGCCGCCCTGGAACAGGCCCCAAAGCGAGACCAGCGACTGCAGGGTCTTTTTCTGGATCGACGGATTGGTCAGCAGCACCGCCGCCGCCGCCCCGACCAGGGCGCCGCGCACGAAAGCCTCGTTGCGGAAATCGAACCACCCGCCCAGCGGGCCCAGCGGGCCGGCCGCGCCCTGGGGACCATTGGGACCCCAGCCCGGAGTGGGGCCATTGGGACCCCAGCCCGGGGCATAGCCCGGCGGCGGCGCCCAGCCGGCGTAGGGGTGGCCATGGTGGGGCGGATGGGGAAAATGGGGAGCCGCCGACGGATAGCCATAGCCATAAGCCGGGCCATATCCCGGCGGGGCGTACCCGGGATAGGGGCAAGGATAGCCGGGCGCGGCGCCTTGCGGGGCCGGACCCTGACCCTGCTGCGGCGCGGCCGCCCCCTGGCCCTGGGCGGCGGCCCAGGCAGCCCAGGCCGTCCACGGGTCATTGGCCGGACCTTGGGCGCCCGGCGCCGAAGCGGCGCCAGCGGTGTTCTGTTCGTGCGACATCAGGCCTTCCTTTGCGTCTTCGGGGCGGCTTTGCTCAGCTCGGCCCCATCCATCACGTAGAGTACGGCGGCGCCGGTGGCGACCATGGCGGTGGCCGACAACAGCGGGTTGCCGCGCAATGACGAGGCGACCAGCGCCCCCAGTCCGGTGGCGACGCCCGAGCGGGCGGCGCCGATCAGCACCTTGCGCAGGGCCTCGTCGCGGGTGATCTCCTGGTCCTTGAGCTTGCGGGCGGCGATCGCCAGGGCGGCCGTTCCGCCCACCAGGGCGCCGACCGCCCCGGCCCGCACCAGCAAATCGGCCGGCGCCGTTGGTCCGCCGACCCGCAGGCCGACGGCCCGCCCTTTTGTCCAGTCCTCAGACATCGCGCTCTCCTCAACCCGGAACGGCCCGGGACCTTGATCTGGCCAAGGCCCCGAACCTTGAAGTCTTACAAAGGCCGCAGGACCCGCGCGACCATCTCGCGCAGATCCGCGTCGGCAAGGGTCAAACACTGCCGCCAAAAGTCGTTAGGGACGATGGAGGGATCATAGGACACCACGGCCGACAGGGCCGCCATGTTCACCCGCACCTCGCCGATGCCCTGAAAAGCCCGGAGATCGGCAAGCCGCAGATCCAGCGGCATGCCCTTGAGCGCGCCAAGCACACCCAGGCCGATCTTCAGGCGAACCCGGCCGGGAAGATGGTGGGCGATGGAGGCGTAAGGGCGGATCCGCAACAACAGATCGACCAAATCGGACAAATTCGCGGACATACCCATGACCGTTAAAGAGGTATTTGTCCCACCCTAACGCTCGCCCGCCACAGCCGACAAGGGCGTTTATATCCTTTAGTCACCCATTTTTCCAATTCCGCTCAAGCCCGCCCGCCACCCCACCGGCGGGCGTTCATATCCTCTCGGCACCGTCGGAGATTGAAATCCGCGCGAAAAGTGGATTGCGAATGACTTTCATTTCCAATACCATCGCGAAAATCCGGTCATTCGTCTTTGTACCTGGAGCAGGACAGCATGCAAATGGACGGCTCTTCGATGATTTTCCCCAGCTCTGAGGCTCTGCCCCAAAGCCCCCTTCCCGCCCGGCCAAAAGAACCCCACAGCCCGGAGCGCGAGCTTGAACAACTGCGCTGGGCGCGCTCGCGGCCGGTCTGCCCCCATTGCGGCTTTCGCCATGCCTATCGCCTGGAAGGCAGCCAAAGGGTCCGCTTCAAATGCGCCCGCTGCCGCAAGCAGTATTCGGCCCGTCGCGGCACGGTGATGGAACGCTCCAACGTTCCCACCGCCGGCTGGCTGACGGCGCTGCGCCTGTTCATCAGCGCCCCGGGCGCCGGCCTGCCCGCCCGCATCGAGCGCGCCACCGGCGTTAGCTACAAAACCGCCTGGAGCATGGTCCAGCGCATGCGCGCCGCCCCCGAAGATCCGCTGATCCTCGGCCTGCGCCAGACCACCCCGCCCCCGGGTTGAGCGGACTTCTCCCCTGGCCCGCCCTCGCCAGGGCGGCTTCCCCAGCGGAGGCCGCCCTTTTCCATGCCCGGGCCTTACAGCAGCGGCAGCACCGCCTGGGCCAGGACTTGGTCCTTCATTTCGCCGGCGAAGCGGGCGCGGACGATGCCCTGGCGGTCGATGACCAAAGTGGTCGGGAAAACGGCGACCTCGTAGCGGCTGGCGGTCAGCGACAACTCGTCGACCAGGAAGGGGAAGGTGGCGTCGACGTCGGTGATCGCCTTGCGCACGATCTGGGCATTGCCGCCGACATTGATCGCCATCAGATCGACGCCCTTGTCCGCCCATCCGCGATGGAAGGCCTCCAAAGCCGGCATCTCGGTCAGGCAGGGGGCGCAGCCGCCCAGCCAGAAATTCACCACCACCACCCGCCCGGCATGATCCCTAAGGCTGGTCGGGGTGCCCTCCAGGGTCAGGGCGGCAAGATCGGGAGCCTTGGCGCCGGCGCGGCCGGCTTCTTCCGGCTTGCAGGCCGCGAGGCCCAGGACCAGCGCCAAACCCAGGGCGGCGGTCTTGGCGCTGGCCTTGACGCCCCAAGCCGGCTTAGTGTGTCGCATTCTCAACCCCTCGTCCTTTTCCACCGGTAGCCGCCCCATGATGACCCGCCTTTCCCTCCCGCGCCCCTTGCTCGCCACCGCCGCCTTCGCCACCCTGATCGCTAGCGCCGCGCCGGCCCTGGCGGGCGATGACGCGTTGATCAGCGAAGGAGCGGCGCTGTTTAGCCTGTCGTGCCGCGACTGCCACGGCCGCGCCGGCGAAAAGGCCGCTTTGGGCCTGTCGCGACCGGTCGCTGCCCTGTCGGCCGCCGAGATCACCGCCGCCCTTGACGAGCGCCGCCGCCGGCCGCCGCGCTCGATGCAAGACCGCATCAAAAGCGGCCTGACCGATGACGATGTCGAGGCTTTGGCCGCCTACATCGCCTCGATCAAGACGCACCCTTAAAGCAGCGGCCCAACCGCCTTTTCCAGGGCCGCCCGGTTGAGCGGACTGTTGAAGCGCGCCACCAGCCTGCCCTCGCGGTCGATCAGGAACGACGTGGGGGCGGCGACCACCTCATAGCGCTTGGTGGTGATGCCCAGGGCATCGGTCAGCAGCGGAAACGACACCTGAAGCCGCCGGGCGACATCGCCCACCACCTTGTCCTCCTGGCCCATGTTGATCGCCAGGATCTCGAAGCCGCGCCCGCGGGTTTCCCGGTAGAAGCCGTCGAAATCGGGCATCTCGGCCAGACAGGGACCGCATTCGGCCAGCCAGAAATTGATCAGAACCACCTTGCCGCGCTGGTCGGCCAGACGCACCACGGCGTCTTGCCGGTCGGTCGCCACCAGTTCGGGCGCCCCCTGATCGGTGCGCGCCGTTTTGGGCGCCTCGTCGCAGCCCGCCGCCAGCAGGGCGCCGATCAGGCCGACCGCCGCCCACAAGCCCCTGGCCCTGGCCCTAGTCAACGCAACGACCATGCTGCAAGCGGATGGTGCGATCGGTCAAACGCCCGAGATCGGGGTTATGGGTGACCAGCACGATGGTCCGCCCCTCGCCATGCAGGGCGCGGAACAGATCCATCACCAGGGTTTCGTTCGCCGCGTCCAGATTGCCCGTCGGCTCGTCGGCCAGAATCAGCGAGGGGCCGTTGATCAGCGCCCGGGCGATACAGACGCGCTGTTGCTCGCCGCCCGAAAGCTGCGAGGGCAGATGGCTCGCCCGGTGATCGAGCCCGACCCGCCCCAGGGCGGTCAGGGCTTCGCCGCGATCGGCGACGCTGTGATAGTGCTGGGCGAGCATGACGTTTTCCACCGCGCTCAGGTAAGGGATCAGGTGGAACTGCTGAAAGACCAACCCGATGCGCTCGCGGCGGATGACGGCGCGCTCGCGCTCGCTGACCACCGAGGTGTTGATGCCATCGAGCAGATAATCGCCCTCGGTCGGCTGATCGAGCAGCGACAAGATATTGAGCAGCGTCGTCTTGCCCGAGCCCGAGGGGCCCATGATCGAGACGAACTCGCCGGCTTCGACCCCCATATCGACCCCATCAAGGGCCGAGACCGCGCCAAAGCGCTTGGCGAGATGACGGATGCGGATGACCTCCGGCGCTCCGTTGGGTCGTGGATCGGCGGACGCTGGGGATTGGGCGGTGGAAACGACGCCGTCGGGGCGGGGCGGCATGGTGGTCATGGGCTTATTCTCCTCTCAGCACGCGGGCCGGGGCCACGCGCACGGCGCCGCGCACCGGCAAAACGGCGGCGATCAGGGCGGCGACCAGCGACACCCCCAGGGTCAGCGGAATGACGACGGGCCGGAAGGTCACCCAGGCATTGAACACCGCCTGGCCGAGAACTTGGGCTAGGCCATAGCCGATGACTAACCCCAGCACGACGCCGACAAGGCAGATCAGCGTCGTCTCGGCCAGCACCTGGGCGACGATGGCCCGGTTATCGGCGCCCAGCGCCTTTTGCAGGCCGATCTCGGGGGTGCGCCGCGCCACCATCGCCGTCAAGGTCGCGTTCACGCAGAGCGTGGTGATGACCAGAATGGTGGCGGCGACCAGGGCCATCAGCCCGTCGATCTTGCCGAGGATCTGGCCATCGGATTGGGAAATCTTGCGGATCGGCCGGGCGCTGACATCGGGGAACTCCCGGGTCATCGTCGCCGCCAGGGCATCGGCCTCGGGTCCCTGGGCGACCACGCTGAGCATGGCGAAATCGGCACGCCCGGCCAAACCAAGCAGGCGTTGGGCCAAAGGCAGGGCGACGAAGATCTGATCGTCCTCCTGATCGCCGGCATCGATGATGCCCTTGATCGTCACCCGCGTCTGTTGCCCCTCGGCCCGGTTCAAGAGTGTCACGCCGTCGCCGACCTTGAGGGCCATGCTCTCGGCCAGACGGCGGCCGATCATGGCGTTGCGGTCATCGAAGGCGACGCCGATCCACGATCCCTCGACCTGCCAATAGGGCGACAGGCGGCGCAGGCCGGGGAAATCGACGCCGACCATCACCGCGTTGCCCAGATCAAGGCGCACCAGCCCGTAAAGATAGGGGCTGGCGCCGACCAGCCGGTCGGCGGGCACCGAGGCGATCGCCGCCTCCAGACGTTCGGTGGCCATGCCACGCACCGTGGGGGGGGCGCCGGCCTCGGCCTCGCCGGCCAGCGGCGCCACCATGAAATTGGCGCCGAAGGCGCGCAATTCCTCGCTCATCTTGATCGAGATATCGAGATAGAGGCTGGTCAGGGCCGAAACCACCGCCGCGCCCACCGCCAGCGAGGCCAGGGCGACGCCGATCTTGCTAGTCGGGCCGAGCAACGATTTGACCAGCAGGCGTAGCGTCATCGCCCAACGTCCCTTTTGCTTAACGACGACCATGAAGCACCTCGACGGGCATCAGGGCGGTGATGGCGCGGGCCGGCAGGGCCGATCCGGCCAGGGCCATGGCGATGGAAACCAGCACCACCAGCGGGCCGCTGACCCAGGCGATGGTAACGGTCGAGCCGAAGACCATCAGGCCGACGCCCTGGGCCAAACCCAGCCCCAGCCCCCAGCCGACCAGCCCGCCGATCCCGCCAACGATCACCGCCTCGCCCAAAAACAGCAGATAAATCTCGCCACCCGCCGCCCCCAGGGCCTTCATCAGGCCGATCTCGCGGGCGCGCTCGGTGATCGTCGTGTTCATCATCGACGACACCCCCATCGCCGCCGAAACGAAGGCGGCAAGGCCGACGACCAGCAGCAGGGCCTGGATCTTGCCGATCACCGCCCCCTCGCCCGCCGCCACCTGCCAGATCGGCCGGGCCGAGGCGTTGACCACCGCCTCTTCGATCTGATGGGCGATCGAACTGACATAGGCGGTGCAGTACCAAGTGTCGTATTCGGCGGTCGACAGCTTCTCGGTATCGCGCCGCGCCTTGGTCGAAAGCTCGTTTTCCGGGATGGTCAGGGCGCTGATCTCGACCTCGGCCACCTTGCCGGCCAAGCCGGCCATCTCCTGAACCACGGCCAACGGCACGACGACGGCGTCGTCCTCGACCCCGCCGGTGGTCAGCAGGCCACTGACCGTGAAGCTCCGGCTTGTGCCGGTGGCCTCGTCGACCACGCTCACCGTGGCGCCCTTGGTCAGCCCCAGGCGGCCGGCCAGGGTGACGCCGACCAAGGCCTGATCAGAGGCGTCATCTTGGGGCCACGCGCCATCGACGCTCCAGAAGCCGCTGGTCTGGCGCACGCCGGTGCGGTAATCGGGATCATCGGGCAGGGGCATCGGCTTGTCGAAATAGGTGCCGATCAGCGACACCGCCTTTTCCTCGCCAAGGCGTACCGGGGTGCGCAACGTCGGCGCCAAACCAACGATATTATTGCGCCAGAAGATGTCCTTCATCTTGGGCAGATCGGCCTCGTCAAGATAGTCGCGGCCCTTCAGCGGGTTGTAATCGACCCCGCCGATGCGCAGCGGCACCGCCTCGCTTTTGGGCACAACCCGGATGTTGGAGCCATAGGACTTCATCTCGCGGGCCATCTTGTCGCCGACATCAAGCGAGATGGTGAACAGCGTGGTGATCAAGGTGGCGGCCAAGGCCACCGTCACCGCCGCCAAAATCTTGCGTTTGCGTCCTTCAAGGAAGGACTGGCGCAGCATGTGAAAGAACATCTCACCCCTCGACCGGCTGGAAGCCCTGGACGCGCAGGGAACGACTTTCAACGTTGCCCACGTACTTCTCGGGATCGGCGCGGAACAGATCGTAGGACTCGCGGGATTCGAAGAAGAACATGTGGCCCTTGTATTCGTATTGGAACGGCGCCTTGGTGTTGATCAACCGACCCTTGGTCACCGGATCGCCGACTTCTATATCGACCACTTCCGAAAAATAGCGGGCGCCGCGTTCCAATTCGGATTGGGTGATGACGATCTCGCCGTTTTCCACGGTGTGGCGCATCGGAATCGGGTTGCAGCCGCCGGCCTTGCCGATGGAGGGGCGGAAAATCCGCACATTGCAGGCGATGCAAATGATCTCATTGCCCTTCTGGATATAGCCCTCGTCGCCGCAGATCATGCAGGCGTCGAAAACCACGCCCATCTTCACATGCTCGCCGTCATAACGGTTGATCAGGAAAAACCGCACCCGGTGGCCGTCGCCGGCGATATAGGCGAAGCGGTGCAAAGCGCCGTCCTTCAGCGGATCGATGGCCAGGCGCACCTGCCCCTTGGCATCGGGCGTCACCGGGGCGGCCGGCGACAGGCTGGGGGGCAGAGAGGCGTAAAGATCGTGATAGAGCAGCGCCGCGCCCAGGAAAGCCGCCGAGCCGACGGCGGTGCGCAGCCAGCGCCGTCGGGTCAGAAGGCGGGCGCGGTCCTTGCGCCGCTCCGGCGCCGCGTGTGCAGCGGTGGACGGGTCCTGGCTCATCGCGCTGGGCGGCGGACCGCCGATCCACAGGCCAAGGGCGGCGAGGACCACCAGGACGATCACGCCATAGGCGGCGAAGCCGGAAGCCGAGGTGATCTTAGCGACGAAGGAGATGCGCCCGGAGGTCACGCCCAGGGTGCCGACCTGCAGGCCGCCCAGCATGGCGTCGCCCAGCCAGAACACGGCTTCCAGAAGAACCACCCCGGCCAGCAGCCCGACCGCCCACCGCCGGCGCAGCCGGGCGGCGATCTGGGCGCTGGCAAGGCCGAAGGTCGCGCAAAGACCCGAGCCGAGCACCAGGGCGAAGGCGTTGAGCAGCAGTTCGGTATTGATCACCGAGGTGGCGGTGAAGCTTTGATTGGCGGTGCGGG
The DNA window shown above is from Rhodospirillum rubrum ATCC 11170 and carries:
- a CDS encoding heavy metal translocating P-type ATPase; amino-acid sequence: MISLVHGLPGRSRYKLARLRDRHLDLRYVRSYLEAVPGVRGVRVNPGALSLVIEHETSKAVRAAVAEAVSALAKADLPRTARADQGGAPPDGSRLLAGGALILALPLLPRPLRAVLTAINIAGNLKTGLTTLVTRGMKVEVLDSIAVGLSAVRGEYVTANITQLLLNFSDYVQSTTQRASDDLILRLLQPDAEEVWVETDDGAVVAQPFSSVVPGTKVVVGAGELIPIDGVVASGSAYVNQSTVTGESLPIPREAGDAVLSGSVVEEGRLTIVAERVGGSTTTARIARFIQQALAEEADTQSKASLLADRRVYITLASGAAIFALTRDIRRVEAVFLVDFSCAVKLGTSVAVKSAMFKAARHGALVKGGRALERLAEVDTVVFDKTGTLTHNELEVTDIVCLGPLCTSQDDLLAMVASVAEHSRHPVSAAVVDIAKRRNLAHMGHEEVDFFVGHGLATAVGDHTLRIGSRHYLEEHEGIDFTPYEDILTGLTAQGETLLYVGSDGRPHGVIGLRDRLRPDAAQVLAQLRAGGITRLVMITGDHRDKAQALGATLGLDAVHGQIAPEEKAEIIKALQAEGRKVAFVGDGVNDGPALMVADVGIAMPRGADVARATADVVLLEDDLRGVAETRLLATRTIDLIDRNFTVAAGINTAVMFGAVAGWLSPVATALLHNGTTIGVLANAFLGGDFSRQGITAALADLRKAALAPPRDEGERPL
- a CDS encoding magnetosome protein MamC, which translates into the protein MSEDWTKGRAVGLRVGGPTAPADLLVRAGAVGALVGGTAALAIAARKLKDQEITRDEALRKVLIGAARSGVATGLGALVASSLRGNPLLSATAMVATGAAVLYVMDGAELSKAAPKTQRKA
- a CDS encoding heavy-metal-associated domain-containing protein; this translates as MSANLSDLVDLLLRIRPYASIAHHLPGRVRLKIGLGVLGALKGMPLDLRLADLRAFQGIGEVRVNMAALSAVVSYDPSIVPNDFWRQCLTLADADLREMVARVLRPL
- a CDS encoding transposase, coding for MDGSSMIFPSSEALPQSPLPARPKEPHSPERELEQLRWARSRPVCPHCGFRHAYRLEGSQRVRFKCARCRKQYSARRGTVMERSNVPTAGWLTALRLFISAPGAGLPARIERATGVSYKTAWSMVQRMRAAPEDPLILGLRQTTPPPG
- a CDS encoding TlpA family protein disulfide reductase, yielding MRHTKPAWGVKASAKTAALGLALVLGLAACKPEEAGRAGAKAPDLAALTLEGTPTSLRDHAGRVVVVNFWLGGCAPCLTEMPALEAFHRGWADKGVDLMAINVGGNAQIVRKAITDVDATFPFLVDELSLTASRYEVAVFPTTLVIDRQGIVRARFAGEMKDQVLAQAVLPLL
- a CDS encoding c-type cytochrome; translation: MMTRLSLPRPLLATAAFATLIASAAPALAGDDALISEGAALFSLSCRDCHGRAGEKAALGLSRPVAALSAAEITAALDERRRRPPRSMQDRIKSGLTDDDVEALAAYIASIKTHP
- a CDS encoding TlpA disulfide reductase family protein, translating into MTRARARGLWAAVGLIGALLAAGCDEAPKTARTDQGAPELVATDRQDAVVRLADQRGKVVLINFWLAECGPCLAEMPDFDGFYRETRGRGFEILAINMGQEDKVVGDVARRLQVSFPLLTDALGITTKRYEVVAAPTSFLIDREGRLVARFNSPLNRAALEKAVGPLL
- a CDS encoding ABC transporter ATP-binding protein translates to MTTMPPRPDGVVSTAQSPASADPRPNGAPEVIRIRHLAKRFGAVSALDGVDMGVEAGEFVSIMGPSGSGKTTLLNILSLLDQPTEGDYLLDGINTSVVSERERAVIRRERIGLVFQQFHLIPYLSAVENVMLAQHYHSVADRGEALTALGRVGLDHRASHLPSQLSGGEQQRVCIARALINGPSLILADEPTGNLDAANETLVMDLFRALHGEGRTIVLVTHNPDLGRLTDRTIRLQHGRCVD
- a CDS encoding ABC transporter permease, which codes for MTLRLLVKSLLGPTSKIGVALASLAVGAAVVSALTSLYLDISIKMSEELRAFGANFMVAPLAGEAEAGAPPTVRGMATERLEAAIASVPADRLVGASPYLYGLVRLDLGNAVMVGVDFPGLRRLSPYWQVEGSWIGVAFDDRNAMIGRRLAESMALKVGDGVTLLNRAEGQQTRVTIKGIIDAGDQEDDQIFVALPLAQRLLGLAGRADFAMLSVVAQGPEADALAATMTREFPDVSARPIRKISQSDGQILGKIDGLMALVAATILVITTLCVNATLTAMVARRTPEIGLQKALGADNRAIVAQVLAETTLICLVGVVLGLVIGYGLAQVLGQAVFNAWVTFRPVVIPLTLGVSLVAALIAAVLPVRGAVRVAPARVLRGE
- a CDS encoding ABC transporter permease; this encodes MFFHMLRQSFLEGRKRKILAAVTVALAATLITTLFTISLDVGDKMAREMKSYGSNIRVVPKSEAVPLRIGGVDYNPLKGRDYLDEADLPKMKDIFWRNNIVGLAPTLRTPVRLGEEKAVSLIGTYFDKPMPLPDDPDYRTGVRQTSGFWSVDGAWPQDDASDQALVGVTLAGRLGLTKGATVSVVDEATGTSRSFTVSGLLTTGGVEDDAVVVPLAVVQEMAGLAGKVAEVEISALTIPENELSTKARRDTEKLSTAEYDTWYCTAYVSSIAHQIEEAVVNASARPIWQVAAGEGAVIGKIQALLLVVGLAAFVSAAMGVSSMMNTTITERAREIGLMKALGAAGGEIYLLFLGEAVIVGGIGGLVGWGLGLGLAQGVGLMVFGSTVTIAWVSGPLVVLVSIAMALAGSALPARAITALMPVEVLHGRR
- a CDS encoding Fe-S-containing protein, whose product is MTAYLTSLIHAFAAPAVLLGLLIALAPAEARRRVARGAGWVFAAGLAGGAVLWLALASGGAVVEARSILRLTALALGLAVVAAALGGGRTARRALALVAAPFVGVLGGQGVFDLLARTANQSFTATSVINTELLLNAFALVLGSGLCATFGLASAQIAARLRRRWAVGLLAGVVLLEAVFWLGDAMLGGLQVGTLGVTSGRISFVAKITSASGFAAYGVIVLVVLAALGLWIGGPPPSAMSQDPSTAAHAAPERRKDRARLLTRRRWLRTAVGSAAFLGAALLYHDLYASLPPSLSPAAPVTPDAKGQVRLAIDPLKDGALHRFAYIAGDGHRVRFFLINRYDGEHVKMGVVFDACMICGDEGYIQKGNEIICIACNVRIFRPSIGKAGGCNPIPMRHTVENGEIVITQSELERGARYFSEVVDIEVGDPVTKGRLINTKAPFQYEYKGHMFFFESRESYDLFRADPEKYVGNVESRSLRVQGFQPVEG